One stretch of Pseudomonas fluorescens Q2-87 DNA includes these proteins:
- a CDS encoding AAA family ATPase produces MDSKAILSLIDLALGGDPRTLRMHLHKMAVKTGHRDPELSEKILSRLSTNGLRSAQPAKPIPVDSDSRLNLVRVENPVVMDDAPIYSEEILALLDQVVLERKSASKLLAEGLSPAKSLLFQGPPGVGKTMTARWLASRLGLPFLTLDLATVMSSFLGKTGNNIKAVIDHASSFPCVLLLDEFDAVAKRRDDDRELGELKRLVTVLLQAIDEWPESSVLIAATNHGDLLDPAIWRRFDLEISFDLPSEQMRKAYIISYWPELTKHADNLAHFFGEISYSDIDRSLRKAKKKSILNECNFITCITGAIENKPGNKVELKKKDVIRLAAEGMSQRAISIALEISRPTVKKLWTNTSNVRKPNEQFYSRIWRNTYNKGRYRWWWWRQKTSILNIRGNKAHWFSA; encoded by the coding sequence ATGGACAGCAAAGCAATTCTAAGCCTCATAGACCTGGCGCTAGGCGGAGATCCGCGCACTCTACGCATGCATCTTCACAAAATGGCGGTCAAAACCGGCCACCGGGATCCAGAGCTATCTGAAAAAATCCTGTCACGACTATCGACCAACGGCCTTAGATCAGCTCAGCCAGCGAAACCTATCCCAGTGGATTCAGACAGCCGACTAAATTTAGTCAGGGTCGAAAATCCGGTCGTCATGGATGACGCCCCCATTTACTCCGAAGAAATCCTGGCACTGCTAGACCAGGTCGTTCTTGAGCGAAAGTCGGCATCAAAGCTATTAGCCGAAGGTTTGTCTCCTGCTAAATCACTATTATTCCAAGGGCCACCTGGAGTCGGTAAAACGATGACGGCACGGTGGCTTGCATCAAGACTAGGCCTCCCGTTTTTAACGCTAGACCTAGCAACTGTCATGAGCAGCTTTCTAGGCAAAACCGGAAATAATATCAAGGCAGTGATTGATCATGCGTCTTCATTTCCCTGCGTGTTGCTTCTTGACGAGTTTGATGCGGTAGCTAAGCGGCGAGATGACGACAGGGAGCTAGGAGAACTTAAACGGTTGGTAACTGTACTGTTACAGGCTATTGATGAATGGCCTGAATCGTCAGTATTAATAGCTGCAACAAATCACGGCGACCTCTTGGACCCTGCCATCTGGCGTCGGTTTGATCTGGAAATATCATTTGATCTTCCAAGCGAACAAATGCGAAAAGCTTATATCATTAGCTACTGGCCAGAACTAACTAAACACGCGGATAATCTCGCACATTTTTTTGGTGAAATCTCCTACAGTGATATTGATCGAAGCCTAAGGAAAGCCAAGAAGAAAAGCATATTAAATGAGTGCAATTTTATCACCTGTATCACTGGAGCCATCGAGAACAAACCAGGCAATAAAGTTGAGTTAAAAAAGAAAGATGTCATTAGATTAGCAGCAGAAGGAATGTCTCAGAGAGCCATATCTATCGCGCTGGAAATAAGCAGACCAACCGTAAAAAAATTATGGACCAACACGTCGAATGTAAGGAAACCTAATGAACAATTTTATAGTCGGATATGGCGAAACACTTACAACAAAGGTAGATATCGGTGGTGGTGGTGGCGACAAAAAACATCCATACTCAATATCCGAGGCAATAAAGCGCATTGGTTCTCAGCTTGA